The nucleotide sequence CGTAATGGAAATGCGCAACGATAAAGTAAGAATCATGCAATTGGTAATCCAGAGGAGCAATTGCTTGCATAACCCCTGTTACCCCACCGGCAACGAATGACGGAATAAAGGCAATTGCATAAATCATTGGTGTCGTAAATTTGATGCTGCCTCCCCAAATGGTCAAAAGCCAGTTGAAGATTTTGACGCCTGTAGGGACAGCAATGATCATTGTTGCTAAAGCGAATACCGCGTTAGCTGTTGGCCCTAAGCCAACTGTAAACATGTGGTGAGCCCAAACCATGAATCCGTAGAAACCGATTAGGATGGTTGCAAATACGAGTGCAGTGTAACCAAACAAACGCTTGCGGGAGAAAATGGCAAAGATTTCAGAGAAAATACCGAAAGCCGGCAAAATCAAGATATAAACTTCAGGGTGACCAAAGATCCAGAATAAATGCTCCCAGATGATTGTGTTCCCGCCGTTTGCTACATCAAAGAAGTTTGCCCCAAACATACGGTCGAATACCATGAAGAATAGACCGATTGTCAACGGAGGGAAAGCCAGCAAGATCAGTGCTGAAGCTACAAAAGTCGTCCATGTAAACAATGGCATTCTCATGTAAGTCATACCAGGAGCACGCATATTAATGATTGTAACCAGGAAGTTAATCCCTGAAATCAGCGTACCGAAACCGGAAATCGTTAATCCAAGTGTGTAAAAATCAATTCCGTGTCCTTCTGAAGCAAGTGCAAGCGACGCATAGTTCGTCCATCCTGCATCAGGAGCACCACCCATAAACCAAGAAAGGTTCAGGAAGATACCACCGAAGAAGAACAACCAGAATCCAAGTGAATTCAAGAACGGAAATGCTACGTCACGTGCGCCGATCTGCAATGGCATGACGGCATTCATAAATGCCAGCAAAATTGGCATGGCAGCCAGGAAAATCATCGTAGTCCCGTGCATTGTCAGTACTTCGTTATAAGTACCTGCGCTCAGGAAATCATTTCCGGCTTTCATTAGTTGGATCCGGATCAACATCGCTTCAATACCGCCGATTAGGAAGAACAATCCTCCTGATGTGAGATATAGATGTGCGATTTTTTTATGGTCTACTGTTGTCAAGTAGTCCCATATCATTGCACCGAAGCCCTGTTTTTGAGCAATAGAACTCACAATGTAAACCTCCCTTTTTTTAAACTCCGTTTCTTTTACTCTTCAACGGACAAAGACATCAAGTAAGCAGCAAGTGCATCAAGCTCTTGCTCTGTGAAATCTTTCCCGTCGTTCAAAGATTTAGGATCAGGCATCAAGTTGCCCGGTTTGTATTGTTGTGGATCTGCAATCCATTTTTTAAGATTTTCTTCATTATGTTCCATGAAGCCAGCTACACGGTTGCGGTCGCCGAATGTTGCTACGTTCGGTCCCTGCATAATTCCGCCTTTTCCAGAACCTGAAACTGCGTGGCAAGCGATACAGCCAGCACCATCAGCACCGAAAAGCTGTTCTCCTTCTTGTGCAAGTGCACCTTCAGCAGGAGTCGCTTCTTCTTGCATTGCTGCTACCCATGAATCGAAATCGTCACGGTTCATCGATTTCACTTTGAAATCCATTAATGCGTGGGATGGACCACAAAGCTCAGCACATTTTCCGTAGAAGACGCCGTCTTCAAGTTCTGCTGATTCCTGGTCAAACTCTAAGTAAAATGTGTTTACGTTTTCCGGGTTGGCATCCAATTTACCGCCAATGGATGGAATCCAGAAAGAGTGCTTAACATCAGCAGAGATAAGGTTAAAGTAAACTCTTTCACCTGTAGGAACAACTAATTCCTGGGCTGTCACGATTCCTTGTTCAGGATATTCGAATTCCCACCAGTATAATTTAGCTGTCACGTTGACTGTTAAATGAGTCATGCCTTCCCCATCTTCAGCTTGTACATCCATTGTAGAAACATCCGCTAGATCAAATGTTGAATAAACGGTTGGAACTGCAAGGATCAAAAGCAGAACAACTGGAATCGAAGTCCATAAAAATTCAAGTCTTGCGCTTCCTTCGACTTGTTCAGGGATAAGATCTTCCCCAACTTTTGAACGGCGGAATTTGAAAATTGCCAAAACGTAAATAATCGTTACGACAAGAATGACAAATGTCATTACAGCTGTAGACAAAATCAATAGGTTGAATTGATCTTGTGCTACTCTACCGGCCGGTATCAATGTAGAAATTTCTTCTCTACCGCAACCTGCAAGAAAGACGACCAGTGCAGTCATCAATGCAAAAAGGCGCCATTTTTTGAGCCCTTTAATCATGGCTTTTCATACCCCTCTCTCATTTTTAAAATTTTGTTCTGCAATGTTGGAAACTAGACAAAGACCGCGAAAATGATCATCGAAACAAATAGGATGGTCATATAATTCAACGAATAGATGAACATTGTCTTTGCCCATTTCAAATCATCTTTTACATTGAAGCCCCGAATGGCAAGTACCAGCCAACCGATATTCAGCAATGTCGCTAAGATGATGAAGCTTATTCCGAGATCCATTAACAGGAATGGCAGAGGGAACAGCAGCAAAACCCATGCAAGCATAGATTTCTTAGTGCGGTGGAAGCCTTTGACCACAGGCAGCATCGGAATGCCGGCTGCACGGTATTCTTCAGTGCGCTTCATAGCCAATGCATAAAAATGTGGCGGCTGCCAAACGAACATAATTAAAAATAATGCCCATGCGCCCCAGCCGAGCGTCGGTTCAACTGCAGCCCAACCGATTAGCGGCGGAATGGCTCCCGAAATGCTCCCTACAATTGTGTTGCTGACGTGTTTTCTTTTAGACCACATGGAATAGAGGACTACGTAAGCCAAAATTCCTGCGATCCCGAACAAACCAGCAGAGACAGAAGCAGAGAACAAAAATATTTCGCCTATAACGATGAAAAATGAAGCGAGCGCTAAGACAGCAGACGGCTTAAATCTTCCTGTTACAGTTGGACGCGCTTTCTTACTCGCCATCAGTGGATCGATGTCCATGTCAATGTAGTTATTCATCGCAGCAGAACCCGCTATGATGAATGCAGACCCGACCAATGTATAGACGAGGATGTCCATCTCCTGCAGGAAATGCCTGTCGGAAAACTGAAACGCGAGCCACAATCCCGTAAAAACGGTAATTAAATTGGAATTCACAATTCCGATTTTGATCAACGCTAGAAAATCCTGGAGAAAAGTGGTGGTTTCGGCTGCTTCATGAGTTTCCGCAGACAAAGACCGGCTGTTTGACATATAACCCCCTCCTTTCAAAGTTGTAAGCATATTCCGCTAACCATAACTATATCTAAATTCCAGTTGTTTTTCTACTTGAAACTGAAATTTCCCGATAAAAGCAATGATTTTCATGTAATTTGCCTCAGAAATATGCTCTATTCATCATACCTTAGTGCACTAGTTATTTTAAGATAGAAAAAAATTTGTTTTTGAACAGTTTGTGAAGGTCCTCGTATTATGTCTAAATCTTGAAAGTTTCGGCTATTCCCCATTTTCCGTTGTGTTTTGGAGCGACTTTCGATATTATCGAGTATGCAGGGAACGGACGTATAAATGAGTTTTAACATGAAAAAGTAGGTGACATTCTTGCAACAAGGTAAATATATAAAATGGTTTGCGGTAGCTGCAACCATCGGCATGCTATTGATCCTGCTTGGCGGTGCACTTGTCACCAAAACCGAAAGCGGAATGGGCTGCGGCCGGTCTTGGCCAAGCTGCAACGGTGAATTGATTCCAGAAAAAATCACCGCTGAAGTCCTTATTGAATTTTCCCATCGCCTCGTTACTGGCGCAGTCGGCATCTTAATCGTCGTCTTGGCGGTATGGGCATGGAGAAAATATGGCCATATCCGTGAAACAAAATTTTTAGCCGTCATGGCCGTATTTTTTTTGGTTTTGCAGGCCTTGATCGGAGCTGCACAAGTATTGTGGGGGCAGGGTGATTTCATTCTCGCGCTGCATTTCGGAATCTCGCTGATTTCTTTTGCATCGGTGCTGCTTCTGACTTTGCTGATTTTTGAAGTGGACCGAAAATTCGATGCTGACCGGCTGGTTATTGGACGGAAATTAAGAATTCATACCATTGGAGTTACGCTTTATTCCTATATTGTTGTTTACACAGGAGCTCTTGTACGCCATACAGATTCCAGCTTGATTTGTTCAGACTGGCCGCTATGCCGCAACGACCAGTTCGCTTTGCCAAACAATATGTACGAATGGGTTCAAATGGGGCATCGCTTTGCTGCCGGCATGATCGTATTGTGGCTAGCGTACATCGCTTGGCATGCGTTTAAAAATTACAAAGAACAGCGTGTCATTTACTGGGGCTGGATCATTGCCTTCATCATTGTTGTACTTCAGGCCACCACCGGCATGCTCGTAGTTTTGACCAAATTGAACTTAGTAGTAGCCCTTCTTCACTCACTGCTGATTTCACTCTTGTTCGGATTGCTATGCTATATGATTCTGCTTGTATCCAGAAGCAGAGCCAAAGCCAAATAAAAACAGCCAGCGCATTTTGCGCTGGCTGTTTTTTTAAACTCTTTCCATTTCAATCAGCAAATCGCCGCTTGAAATGCCTTCACTTGCTCCCACGTGGATCTCTTTGACGACGCCGTCAAATGGTGCTTGCACCGTCGTCTCCATCTTCATCGCTTCCGTTACGATCAAATGGTCTCCGCGCTTCACTTTGGCGCCTACTTCCGCTACCACTTTCAAAACGGTTCCCGGCATGGTTGCTGCAATATGGGATTCGTTTTTCATGTCAGCTTTCGGTCTTGCCGAAGCATCGGCTTCCACCGTCATATCCTGGATATTCACTTCACGCGGCTGGCCATTCAGTTCGAAATAGATTGTCCGATGGCCATCTTTTTGCGGTTCTCCGATGGACACCATCTTGATCATCAAGGTCTTCCCTTTTTCGATTTCCACTTCGATTTCTTCGCCCAAGCGCATTCCATAAAGGAACGTCAAAGTATCCAGTACAGATACATTGCCAAACTGCTGATTTGTCACGGTATACTCTTCAAAAACTTTCGGATAAAGCGCGTACGCCAAAATTTCCTGGCTCGTTACCGGGCGCTCCAATCGTTCGAACAAAGTCTTTTTGATTTCATCGAAATCAGCCGGTTCAAGCAATTCCCCTGGACGGACCGTAATAGCTTTGCGGCCTTTCAAGACAACTTGCTGAAGCTCTTCAGGGAATCCGCCGTGCGGCTGACCGATATAGCCTTCAAAGAATTCAATGACCGATTCCGGGAAGTCGATCGTTTCCCCGCGTGTGATGACGGTTTCTTCATTTAAGTCATTCTGAACCATGAACAACGCCATGTCTCCCACGACTTTCGAAGAAGGCGTCACTTTGACCACATCTCCAAACAGCATGTTGACGCGTGAATACATCGCTTTGACTTCTTCCCAGCGCATGCCAAGCCCTACCGCTTTCGCTTGCTGCTGCAGATTGCTGTACTGGCCGCCCGGCATTTCGTGTACATAAATTTCTGAATGTGGGCTGTTCATGCCGCTTTCAAAATCACTGTAGTATTTGCGGACATCTTCCCAATAATGAGACAATTTTTCGATTGACTCGATTTCGGTCCGTACTTCACGCCCGCTGCCTTTCATTGCATAGTAAAGGGAGTTTGCACTCGGCTGTGAAGTAAGCCCTGCCATATTGCCAAGAGCTGTATCAACGATGTCAACACCCGCTTCAATCGCTTTTGCATACAAGTAAATGCCGTTGCCGCTCGTATCATGGGTATGAAGGTGAATCGGCAAGGAAACGGTATCTTTTAATTCCGAAACCAGGCGATACGCGGCTTCCGGCTTCAATAATCCAGCCATGTCTTTGATGGCGAGAATATGCGCTCCAGATGCTTCCAGTTCTTTGGCCATTTTCTTGTAATAATCCACTGTGTATTTATCGCGGCTCGGATCCAGAATATCGCCAGCATAGCAAATGGCTGCTTCTGCCACTTTTCCGCTTTGGCGGACTTCATCAATAGCCACTTCCATGCCTTTGATCCAGTTCAAGCTGTCGAAAATACGGAACACATCAATTCCCGCTTCCGCTGATTTTCGGACGAAATCACGGATGACATTGTCCGGATAGTTCTTGTAGCCGACAGCGTTAGCACCGCGGAACAGCATCTGGAACAATACATTCGGCACTTGCTCACGCAATTTGATCAAGCGCTGCCATGGGTCTTCTTTCAAGAAACGGTAGGAAACATCAAATGTTGCGCCTCCCCACATTTCCATTGAGAACAAATCATGCTGCAAGCGTGCGGTTTCGTTTGCAATCGCAAACATGTCGTGCGAACGAAGGCGGGTAGCAAGCAGCGACTGGTGGGCATCACGGAAAGTCGTATCTGTCAGCAAAACTTCCTTCTGTTCGTGAATCCATTTTGTCAGGCCTTCAGGACCTTGTTCATCCAGAATCTGCTTTGTTCCGCGCGGTGCCGGCACCGTTAAATCCAATTCCGGTATTCTCGGCGCTGCATGAATCGGTTTCTTTTTCTTTTCAATGCCCGGGAAACCGTTGACTGTAATATTTCCGATATAAGTTAACAGTTTTGTTCCGCGGTCTTTGCGGACTGGGAAAAGAAACAGTTCCGGCGTTGAATCGATAAAGCTTGTATCAAATTCACCATTGATGAAGTCCTTGTGGCGAACGACGTTTTCCAGGAACGGAATATTGGTCTTAATGCCGCGAATCCGGAATTCCTGCAGATTGCGGTCCATTTTCGCTGCCGCTTCTTTGAACGTATTGCCTTGAGTAGAAACTTTTACTAATAGAGAGTCATAGAATGGAGTGATGACTGCTCCCTGGAAGCCGTTGCCGGCATCCAGGCGGACACCAAAGCCGCCGCCAGAGCGGTAAACCATAAGTTTTCCGGTATCTGGCATGAAATCATTTAATGGGTCTTCAGTCGTCACGCGCGACTGGATCGCAAAACCGTTCAACGGAATATCCTGCTGAGCCGGAATCCCGATTTCCTCGCTGTGCACTGAATGTCCTTGGGCAATTTTGATCTGCGCATGCACAATATCAATCCCTGTGACCATTTCTGTTATTGTATGTTCGACTTGAATGCGGGGGTTAACTTCAATAAAGTAAAATTCGTCGTTTGCAACTAAGAATTCTACTGTTCCCGCATTTATGTAATCGATATTTTTCATTAACTTTACTGCTGCATCACAAATCTGATTTCTCAGTTCGTTGCTGATTGAATTGGAAGGTGCAATTTCCACCACTTTTTGATGGCGCCGTTGAATGGAACAATCGCGTTCATATAAGTGAATGATATTTCCTTCGACGTCCCCTAAAATTTGCACTTCGATATGTTTTGGCTTGTCCACAAATTTTTCGACATACATTTCATCAGAGCCGAAAGCCGCTTTTGCTTCGGATTTAGCGCGTTCGTAGGCTGAAGCCAGCTCTTCTTCCGTTCGGACGATGCGCATTCCGCGGCCGCCACCCCCAAGAGATGCCTTGATCATTAATGGAAAACCAGCTGTCTTGCTGAATTCTTCCACTTCTTGAAGAGATGCAACGGGGCCGTCTGTTCCTGGGATAACCGGAATATTGGCTGCTATTGCCTGATCGCGTGCTTTCACTTTATCGCCGAACATATCCAAATGCTGAGAAGTCGGACCGATGAAGACAATGCCTTCTTCTTCACAGCGACGCGCAAAATGAACATTTTCGGATAAAAAACCGTAACCTGGATGAATGGCATCTACCCCTGAATCTTTAGCGATCCGAATAATATCTTCAATATCCAAATACGCATCAATCGGCTTTTTGCCTTTGCCGACTAAATAAGACTCATCCGCTTTATAGCGGTGATAGGAACCACTGTCTTCCTGTGAATAAATTGCAACTGTTGGAATTTTCAGTTCCGTACAAGCGCGGAAAACCCGAATTGCGATTTCTCCGCGGTTTGCTACTAGAATTTTGCTAATCGTTTTCACACCGCAGCACACCCTTTACTTTTTCGATTTTTCGAATTTGTGGACCATGGAAACATTCATCAATACTCCCATAGCTAACGATAACAAAATTACCGACGTTCCGCCATAGCTTATAAAAGGAAGTGTTACCCCTGTTAAAGGAATAAGTCCCGTTAACCCTCCCAAGTTAACGAAAGTCTGGATTCCGATCATGCTTGCAATCCCCGCAGCAAGCGTACGGGCAAGCGGATCTTTGGTCGTCATCGCAATCGAAAGGCCGCGCAAGACGATAAAGGCCAGACCGCCAAGCACGAATATCACACCAAGTACGCCAAGTTCTTCTGCAATCACCGACATGATAAAGTCGGTATGCGGTTCTGGAAGATACCCGAGTTTCTGAATGGATTGTCCCAGCCCAAGCCCGCTAAGTCCGCCTGAGCCGATTGCCAAATAGCCGTTGACGATTTGGAGTCCAAAGCCGAGTTCATCTGAAAATGGATTGAAAAAGGCATCAAGGCGCCCTAAACGTTTTTCCGTGAAAATGATGTCCGATGCAAAAAGCATGATCGGGACTATAAAAATTGCACATCCTACTGCAACCCATCCGGCCATCTTTGCAAAAAACTTAATGCTGATGCCGCTTACTGCCATAACCGACAAGCCGACTGCTCCAATAATCATCATTGATCCTAAATCGGGCTCCAGGAATACAGAAAGCAATACCAGAGTCAGAATGATGACTGGCGGAGCAATCGATTCATTTAAATTATTGATATTGCCTTTTTTGTATTTATTGGAGAAGACACCGGCCAAATAGAAAATGATGCCGACTTTGGCGACTTCTGAGGGCTGGATATTGGCAAAGCCCAAATCGATCCAGCTTCTCGCGCCCCCTGCTTCATATCCAATTAAGTGGACAAGTACGAGGCCGATAAAGATGACGGCTAGCACAAGCTTCATCATCCATTTCTTGCCGAAGTATTTGTATGGGAAAATAGAGGCAACTGCAAATGCGGGGAATGCAAAGGCCAAGTTCATCAATTGTTGTATGTAAAAGCGGTTTGGTGCATCATCGTAATAGTTTACGGACCAGGCCATGCTGGCACTGTAAATCATAATGAGTCCGAAAAGCGTTAATGCGATGTAAACAAATAAGAGCGGATAGTCCAAATACCTGGTGTACTTTTTAAAATAATTTTTCATTTCCATACCTCGATTTATCAGTTTAGTAAAAAAACTCAAACAAAGTTCGTTTGAGTTTTAAGTCATTTATTTGTATACGCGTCGTGCAGAATCGAAAGTTTCTTCTCTAGCGTATCCATTAAATTTTTGCCAATTTCACGTTCGATTAACCCAAGCTTTACAGCAAAATCGATTTCACGTGAAAGTCCGAACATTTGTGTATCGAGCACTTCTTCATATAAGGGGCAAGAAGGCAATGTTAAATTATCCATTTGGACTTTAATCAATTGCTCAATTTTTTCGGCATCCGCTTTGAGGAGTTCCAAAGCCTTTACTTGGTAAGTTTGTTCTTCTGTATGTTCCATGAGGACTCCCCCATTTAATGATATTTATCTCTATTAACCTGTTTAAAGTGTATCTTCAAAACGCCAAAATTGCAAGCGTCTATCGCCTTTAGTATTAATCCCTTTAGCAATTAGTGCGGAAAAGGTATACTTATAAAAGATGGATTAAATGATGGAGGGTTTACAATGGAATTTATCGTACCTTTTAAAGGTGAAGTGAAGTTTAAAATCGCACTAGATCCTACTGTCTGGATTTTTGATGACCGCCGGATTGACTTGGATACTTATTTTGATGAAGAGCGTGTTGAAATTGACGAGCTGGAAGAATACAAACGCGGCATGGGCGAACACTGGTCCCGCGAAATCATGGAAGGCGCTACAGTGCCGCAAACGCTGAAAACCGAGAAAAGATACAGCCGCCAGGAAAAAAACGAAATGATTACTGGCACTTACGGCATCAAATTCGCTCCTTTTTTGAAAAATGCAGAGCCTTCTGCTGATGCAAAAAAAGTGGTTTTTGAATCGGCCAACGGCGAGTACGCATTCCCAATAGAAGCAGCTAACGAGCTGATTTTCAAATTCAGTGACAATGGCAAGCCGTTAAAAGAAGACGGCCCTGTCCATGTCTTGCTTCCTGATGGATCCAATCAAGAAGATCCCATTACCCATATTTTAGCGATCCGAGTCGAATAGGAGTGAACCGCCATGCGCGTACAATGTGTAATTTGCGACACCATCGAAGAACTGGTTGACGATACACTCGAAGCCAAACGATTGCGGAATCGGCCGATCCACACCCATATGTGCAAAGCTTGCCATAATCGCATCACAGAAAGAACAAAAGAACGGCTTGCTACCGGCTCTTTCCATTTCTTCAGAAGTTCCCGCAGAATTGAGGACGACTTCTGATGAAGTTGCTAAAAGGCCTGTGGATCGGATTTTGGAGCGGCTTGCTTTTGGGAATTTTACTGAAATGGATTCAAGCCGTTACAGGCGAACAAGTTTATACGTTGTTGCTGAACGTCGACTTTATTCCTTTGATCGGAGGAATCAATTGGTCTGAACCTGTAGAATTTGCTTTCCACTTGGTCATATCTTTGCTAATTAGCATTGTATATGTCTATCTGGCAAAACGGAGACCTTATACATTCGGCCAACTGGTTTTGTTCAGCCTGGCCATGTGCATCCCGTTTTTCCTGCTTTATTTCCCGCTTGCCGCTCTTGCAGTGCGTCGGGATGTACCGGCATTAACGGATAGCGGTGCTATCCTGTACTGGATGTTTGCGCATCTGACCTATGCATTGGCATTGCCGATTCTCTATAAAACCTTTGAACGAAAAAACGCTGCTTCTCAATGAGAAGCAGCGTTTTCGCGTTTTTCACGCCATAGGCGTATTTTGTACAGAATCAGGATCAGTGCGGCAATGACCAATCCTTCTACAACCGGCAGGAAGAAGGCCAAGAATGTCAGCCCCAGTCCACCAGCCAGAAGGAAAAGCGTAATGACCGCATTTTTCCCGAATGATAATTTTTTTGCGAACCCCAGTTTATACACGAAAGCCGACAGCAGGAAGATGACTGCAAAAAGTGCATAGCCTGCAATGGTGTAATTCGGCAAATTCTCATACAAGACTCGGGCTACGGGATACATACTGTCATAGACAAAAGCTTGCTCGTCTCCCACAGATATTACACCCTTCCTAGTTCATTATTCTTCGATGGCAACTTTCTTTTTCTTAGCCATGCGCTCACGTTCGTTTTTATCAAGAATTTTCTTGCGCAAACGAATGTTTTGCGGCGTGATTTCACAATACTCATCATCTGCCAAGTACTCAAGCGCTTCTTCAAGACTCATCAAACGAGCTTTTTTCAATGTAGTCGTCTGGTCTTTGTTTGCTGAACGGATGTTTGTCGCAGCTTTAATTTTAACAATGTTCACTGTCAAATCGCTGTCGCGGTTGTGTTCGCCGACAATCATGCCTTCATAAATTTCAGCCCCGACTTCAACAAAAGCGGTACCACGGTCTTCGATGCCCATTAGGCCATAAGTTGAAACTTTTCCGCGCTCCATGGAAACCAATACACCTTGACGGCGTCCGCCGACGCGCCCTGAAGCAACTGGCTGGTAGCTGTCGAATGTGTGGTTGATGATTCCGTATCCGCGAGTCTGCGTCAAGAATTCAGTTGTGTAACCGATCAAGCCGCGTGCAGGAACGTTGAATACCAAACGGACTTGTCCGCTGCCGTTGTTGATCATATCCAACATTTCGCCTTTGCGCTCACCAAGTGATTCGATGATTGCTCCAGTATATTCTTCAGGTACGTCAACTTGTACACGTTCAACCGGTTCACAGCGAACGCCGTCAACCATGCGTACAATAACTTCCGGTTTAGATACTTGAAGTTCGAATCCTTCACGGCGCATGTTCTCGATCAAGATCGACAAATGCAATTCGCCGCGGCCGGAAACAACCCAAGCATCAGGAGAATCCGTATTTTCTACACGCAACGATACATCCGTTTGTAGTTGAGCATCCAAACGTTCCTGGATTTTGCGTGAAGTAATCCATTTACCTTCTTTCCCGGCAAATGGGCTGTTGTTCACTAGGAAAGTCATTTGCAAAGTTGGTTCGTCAATGCGAAGAACCGGCAATGCTTCTTGATGGTCAGCCGGACAAACCGTCTCACCAACGTTGATATCTTCCATACCCGAGATGGCAATCAAATCTCCAGCTTCAGCTTTTTGGATTTCTACGCGTTTAAGCCCCATGAAACCATGAATCTTTGTAACGCGGAAGTTTTTAACTGAACCGTCAAGCTTCATCAAAGCAACAGATTGTCCCACTTCGATCGTTCCACGGAATACCCGTCCGATCCCGATACGGCCTACATAGTCACTATAGTCAAGAAGTGCTACCTGGAATTGAAGTGGCTCATCTCTGTTATCGATTGGTGCTGGTACGTGTTCCAAGATTGCATCATAAACAACCTGCATGTTTTCTTCTTGATCCGCAGGATCAGATGAGAGGCTTGCAGTACCGTTCATGCCTGATGCGAAAATAACTGGGAATTCAAGTTGATCGTCATTTGCTTCAAGTTCGATGAACAATTCGATGACTTCGTCAACCACTTCTTCCGGACGAGCGAAATCGCGGTCAATTTTGTTTACAACAACGATTGGTTTCAAGTTTTGTTCCAATGCTTTTTTCAATACAAAACGCGTTTGCGGCATACAGCCTTCGTAAGCATCTACTACAAGCAAAACACCATCTACCATTTTCATGATACGTTCCACTTCTCCACCAAAATCGGCGTGTCCAGGAGTATCCAAGATGTTGATTTTAGCGTCTTTATATTGAATCGCAGTGTTTTTAGCAAGAATGGTAATTCCGCGTTCTCTTTCGATATCACCGGAGTCCATTGCACGTTCATCAACATGCTCATTTGATCGGAAAGTTCCGGATTGTTGTAGCAGTTGGTCCACCAAAGTTGTTTTACCATGGTCAACGTGGGCAATAATAGCAATGTTTCTTAGATCATTTCGTAAGTTAGTCATACTTTCACTCCAATATTCTTTTTTCATGTCCATAACTGTGTTAGTATAGCACATATGGGGAGAAAACCCTACGATTTTATTTCAAGCAAACAGTGCAGGAGGAAAAAGTTTGAAAGACATAAAATGGATTTTCGTATTTTATTCATTGGCGGCACTTTTGGCAATGGCAGGAATCGGCGTAGCAGTCGGCTTGCGCAGCATCCCTTTGATCCTTTTGGCGGTATTGCTTCTTTGCGG is from Planococcus liqunii and encodes:
- a CDS encoding YlaF family protein, yielding MKDIKWIFVFYSLAALLAMAGIGVAVGLRSIPLILLAVLLLCGIMGMGFKKKKEMREAGLL
- the typA gene encoding translational GTPase TypA — translated: MTNLRNDLRNIAIIAHVDHGKTTLVDQLLQQSGTFRSNEHVDERAMDSGDIERERGITILAKNTAIQYKDAKINILDTPGHADFGGEVERIMKMVDGVLLVVDAYEGCMPQTRFVLKKALEQNLKPIVVVNKIDRDFARPEEVVDEVIELFIELEANDDQLEFPVIFASGMNGTASLSSDPADQEENMQVVYDAILEHVPAPIDNRDEPLQFQVALLDYSDYVGRIGIGRVFRGTIEVGQSVALMKLDGSVKNFRVTKIHGFMGLKRVEIQKAEAGDLIAISGMEDINVGETVCPADHQEALPVLRIDEPTLQMTFLVNNSPFAGKEGKWITSRKIQERLDAQLQTDVSLRVENTDSPDAWVVSGRGELHLSILIENMRREGFELQVSKPEVIVRMVDGVRCEPVERVQVDVPEEYTGAIIESLGERKGEMLDMINNGSGQVRLVFNVPARGLIGYTTEFLTQTRGYGIINHTFDSYQPVASGRVGGRRQGVLVSMERGKVSTYGLMGIEDRGTAFVEVGAEIYEGMIVGEHNRDSDLTVNIVKIKAATNIRSANKDQTTTLKKARLMSLEEALEYLADDEYCEITPQNIRLRKKILDKNERERMAKKKKVAIEE